The Acidobacteriota bacterium genome has a segment encoding these proteins:
- the pilO gene encoding type 4a pilus biogenesis protein PilO: MKNLPWYGYIILAGFIVALAFFAYFKPKNQELENLRENRTKVEREVRDLREKKKELDLIEMEIAELNKSLEELEAFIPRKKEVADILRRIEQLATDARLTMVRYTPRPEIPREFYNEWPIPIEITGNYHSLGVFFDRLSRFPRIFTVENFSIKTLSKQVGDATITANWTAKTYIFRDDEPVPAKPAAKTTRK; this comes from the coding sequence ATGAAGAACTTGCCCTGGTACGGATACATCATCCTGGCCGGATTTATCGTCGCTCTGGCCTTTTTCGCCTACTTCAAGCCCAAAAATCAGGAGCTTGAGAATTTGAGGGAGAACCGGACCAAGGTGGAACGCGAAGTCCGGGATCTGCGTGAAAAAAAGAAAGAACTCGATCTCATCGAAATGGAAATCGCCGAATTGAACAAGAGCCTGGAAGAGCTCGAAGCCTTCATCCCCCGGAAAAAGGAAGTCGCGGACATTCTCCGAAGAATCGAACAATTGGCCACGGATGCCCGCTTGACCATGGTCCGCTACACGCCGCGGCCGGAAATCCCGAGGGAGTTTTACAACGAATGGCCGATCCCGATCGAAATCACGGGCAATTATCACAGCCTGGGAGTCTTTTTCGACCGGCTCAGCCGTTTCCCCAGGATTTTCACCGTCGAGAACTTTTCCATCAAGACCCTGTCGAAACAGGTCGGCGACGCCACCATCACGGCCAATTGGACCGCCAAAACCTACATTTTCCGCGATGACGAGCCGGTGCCGGCGAAACCCGCCGCCAAGACGACAAGGAAGTAG
- a CDS encoding uracil-DNA glycosylase: MKNKMDRLAEALKERARFFDDIGAQFMIDPGRKKTMRSATRRAVQAPEPSSVGNTASQPEPRRPPSPEDIKALEQAVLGCGLCPLSRLRTNAVPGEGNWSAELMFIGEGPGRDEDLQGRPFVGRAGQLLTKIIVAMSFRREDVYIANVVKCRPPENRVPHREEIEACSPYLLRQIDVIRPRVIVTLGKTPTDFFIPSRLGMTALRGRFGEYRGIPVMPTFHPAYLVRNERNRELKRMVWEDMQKVMALLGKK; encoded by the coding sequence TTGAAAAATAAAATGGATCGCCTGGCCGAGGCCCTCAAGGAAAGGGCCCGGTTTTTTGATGACATCGGAGCCCAGTTCATGATCGACCCCGGCCGAAAAAAGACGATGCGGTCCGCCACCCGCCGGGCGGTCCAAGCGCCCGAACCGTCATCGGTTGGGAATACGGCTTCTCAACCCGAGCCGCGCCGGCCGCCTTCCCCGGAGGATATCAAGGCCCTCGAACAGGCTGTTCTCGGCTGCGGTCTCTGTCCGCTTTCCCGGCTGAGAACGAACGCCGTTCCGGGAGAGGGCAACTGGTCGGCCGAACTCATGTTCATCGGTGAGGGGCCGGGACGAGACGAAGACCTTCAGGGACGTCCGTTCGTCGGCCGGGCCGGACAGTTGCTGACGAAGATCATCGTGGCCATGAGCTTCCGGCGCGAAGACGTCTATATCGCGAACGTGGTCAAATGCCGGCCGCCTGAAAACCGTGTTCCGCACAGGGAGGAAATCGAAGCCTGCTCGCCTTATCTCCTCCGCCAGATCGACGTGATCCGCCCCCGGGTCATCGTCACGCTCGGAAAAACACCGACCGATTTTTTCATTCCCAGCCGCCTGGGCATGACGGCCCTCCGGGGGCGGTTCGGCGAATACCGCGGCATTCCCGTCATGCCGACCTTCCATCCCGCCTACCTTGTTCGCAATGAGAGGAACCGGGAACTCAAGCGCATGGTCTGGGAGGATATGCAAAAGGTGATGGCTCTTCTGGGGAAAAAATGA
- the gmk gene encoding guanylate kinase, translating into MVFVVTGPSGAGKTTLISRALGGVPGLRFSVSHTTRSPRPSEIDGRDYHFIAPKRFERMRRDGRFAEWAEVHGHFYGTSLKELAAGSGKSDVLLDIDVQGARQIRQAVPEAVLVFILPPSRAELARRLRQRGQDDEAAVVRRLRKAGEEIAAFAEFDYLIVNDEIERAARELESVVLAARCRLAVREDAARRILRGFSAKTGGSRTASPRGRKS; encoded by the coding sequence ATGGTTTTTGTCGTGACCGGACCGTCGGGCGCCGGCAAGACAACCCTGATCAGCCGGGCTCTCGGGGGTGTCCCGGGCCTCCGCTTCTCCGTTTCCCATACAACCCGGTCTCCGCGTCCGTCGGAAATCGACGGGCGCGATTATCACTTCATCGCGCCGAAACGGTTCGAGCGGATGCGTCGGGACGGCCGGTTTGCGGAGTGGGCCGAAGTACACGGCCATTTCTACGGCACGTCCCTAAAAGAGCTGGCCGCCGGATCGGGAAAGAGCGATGTTCTTCTCGATATCGATGTTCAGGGCGCCCGCCAAATCCGTCAAGCCGTGCCCGAAGCCGTTCTGGTTTTTATTCTCCCCCCCTCGCGCGCCGAACTGGCCCGCAGGCTGCGACAGAGAGGGCAAGACGACGAGGCCGCCGTGGTCCGGCGTCTCCGGAAAGCGGGCGAGGAAATCGCGGCTTTCGCCGAGTTCGATTATCTGATCGTCAACGACGAGATCGAAAGGGCGGCCCGTGAACTCGAATCCGTCGTCCTTGCGGCGCGCTGCCGTCTCGCCGTCCGGGAAGATGCGGCCCGCCGCATCCTTCGCGGGTTTTCCGCGAAAACGGGCGGATCCCGGACCGCATCGCCCCGCGGGAGGAAATCATGA
- a CDS encoding protein-L-isoaspartate(D-aspartate) O-methyltransferase, translated as MRKLVILALALAMAGVVLTKTDEDMFERPRRAMVAMQIKARGISDPRILDAMGRIPRHLFVPSAYQSQAYADHPLPIEEGQTISQPFIVALMTEHLEAREGDRILEIGTGSGYQAAVLAELTPEVYSVEIRETLARRSEKTLKELGYDFVRVKHADGYYGWEEYAPFDGIMVTCAANHVPPPLLRQLKEGGRLIIPLGSTSYFQTLTVITKVDGRPRVRQVLDVRFVPMVGEAEKKKGR; from the coding sequence ATGAGAAAGCTCGTTATTCTCGCCCTGGCCTTGGCGATGGCCGGCGTCGTTTTGACGAAGACGGACGAAGACATGTTCGAGCGTCCGCGCCGGGCCATGGTCGCCATGCAGATCAAGGCCCGGGGGATTTCCGACCCCCGCATTCTGGATGCCATGGGGCGGATTCCCCGGCATCTCTTTGTTCCTTCGGCCTATCAGAGCCAGGCTTATGCCGACCATCCCCTGCCGATCGAGGAAGGCCAGACCATTTCCCAGCCCTTCATCGTCGCCCTGATGACCGAGCATCTCGAGGCTCGGGAGGGCGACCGCATTCTGGAAATCGGCACGGGTTCGGGATACCAGGCGGCTGTCCTGGCCGAACTCACCCCCGAGGTTTATTCGGTGGAAATCCGGGAGACGCTGGCCCGGCGGTCGGAGAAAACGCTGAAGGAGCTGGGATACGATTTTGTCCGTGTCAAACATGCCGACGGCTATTACGGCTGGGAGGAATATGCGCCGTTCGACGGAATCATGGTGACTTGTGCGGCGAATCATGTTCCGCCGCCCCTCCTCCGGCAACTCAAGGAAGGAGGGCGGCTGATCATTCCGCTGGGCAGCACGTCATACTTTCAGACGTTGACCGTGATCACCAAAGTGGACGGCCGGCCCAGGGTCCGCCAGGTGCTGGATGTCCGCTTTGTTCCCATGGTCGGCGAAGCCGAGAAAAAGAAGGGCCGCTAA
- the coaBC gene encoding bifunctional phosphopantothenoylcysteine decarboxylase/phosphopantothenate--cysteine ligase CoaBC, producing the protein MKTVALGVSSSIGIYKACEVLRGLQKEGCAVRVVMTPNATRLVSPLLFSALSGQDAVVETFDPGVTRSIGHISLAREISLLVVAPATANVIAKFASGLADDFLSTFFLAVRCPVLVAPAMNEAMYLHPATQANLKTLAARGVAFIEPEKGSLACGTEGWGRLAEPDKIVREGLRLMGRTESLRGKTVLITAGPTREFLDPVRFVSNPSTGKMGYALAEEALDRGACVILVSGPTHLVPPAGAEVLRVENTEDMKNAVDEAFPRTDVVIMAAAPADFAFEEIRSQKAGKKSLSSSLAVRPTPDILQELGRRKGRAVLVGFAAETDDIEARAVRKMKVKALDLIVANDVGAEGIGFGADENSVRMMWPSGEIRETGRMSKRDISRVILDAVEDILEK; encoded by the coding sequence ATGAAAACGGTCGCCTTGGGCGTGTCATCCTCGATCGGCATCTACAAGGCCTGCGAAGTCCTGAGGGGTTTGCAAAAGGAAGGCTGCGCCGTGCGCGTGGTCATGACGCCGAACGCAACCCGCCTCGTCTCGCCTCTTCTTTTCAGCGCCCTCAGCGGTCAGGATGCCGTGGTGGAGACGTTTGATCCCGGCGTGACCCGTTCGATCGGACATATTTCCCTGGCTCGCGAAATCTCCCTCCTCGTCGTCGCGCCGGCGACGGCCAATGTGATCGCCAAATTCGCCTCCGGACTGGCCGACGATTTCCTGTCGACCTTTTTCCTGGCCGTCCGCTGTCCCGTCCTGGTGGCCCCGGCCATGAACGAGGCCATGTATCTCCATCCGGCGACCCAAGCCAACCTCAAAACCCTGGCCGCCCGCGGCGTGGCTTTCATCGAGCCGGAGAAGGGGAGTTTGGCCTGCGGGACCGAGGGTTGGGGCCGGCTGGCCGAACCGGATAAAATCGTCCGCGAAGGGTTGCGTCTCATGGGCCGTACGGAAAGCTTGAGGGGAAAAACCGTTCTGATCACGGCCGGACCGACGCGGGAATTTCTGGATCCCGTGCGCTTCGTCTCCAATCCCTCGACCGGAAAAATGGGCTATGCCCTGGCCGAAGAAGCGTTAGACCGGGGTGCCTGCGTTATTCTTGTTTCGGGGCCGACGCATCTTGTTCCCCCCGCCGGCGCCGAGGTCCTGAGGGTCGAAAACACGGAAGACATGAAAAACGCCGTCGACGAAGCCTTTCCCCGGACGGATGTCGTGATCATGGCGGCCGCTCCGGCCGATTTCGCTTTCGAGGAGATTCGGTCTCAGAAGGCGGGCAAGAAATCGCTTTCGTCCAGCCTGGCCGTTCGACCGACCCCGGATATCCTTCAGGAATTGGGCCGACGGAAAGGCCGAGCCGTTCTGGTTGGATTTGCGGCCGAGACGGATGATATCGAGGCCCGAGCGGTCCGCAAGATGAAAGTCAAGGCCCTCGATCTCATTGTCGCCAATGATGTCGGCGCCGAGGGAATCGGTTTCGGAGCGGACGAAAACTCCGTCCGGATGATGTGGCCTTCGGGAGAAATCCGGGAAACCGGACGCATGAGCAAACGCGATATCAGCCGTGTCATTCTCGATGCCGTCGAGGACATCCTTGAAAAATAA
- a CDS encoding PilN domain-containing protein, with protein MIRINLLKPEAKDARDIRPAGPPERAAKKPPAIGNLLLLLVIVGLAGWFYFQKKAIDEERELLEAAQAEKAKLQYVITRLNELEARKQTLQRQIGLINDLKSTQDLVVRIVDEISRHLPEWVWLTEAGYDTRTLQLKGKALSNNLIADYAANLESSEQLSNVEIVSTAQRKSGNDVILEFSMNAQIVRPQEESPPAAKPEAKTGKRGTP; from the coding sequence ATGATCCGAATCAATCTCCTCAAACCGGAAGCCAAGGACGCCCGGGACATTCGTCCCGCCGGGCCGCCCGAACGGGCCGCCAAGAAGCCGCCGGCGATCGGCAACCTTCTGCTTCTCCTGGTCATCGTCGGGCTGGCAGGCTGGTTCTATTTCCAGAAAAAAGCCATCGATGAGGAAAGGGAGCTCTTGGAAGCCGCTCAGGCGGAAAAAGCCAAGCTTCAGTACGTCATCACCCGATTGAACGAGTTGGAGGCCCGGAAGCAGACACTCCAAAGGCAGATCGGGCTGATCAACGATCTCAAGTCCACTCAGGATCTCGTCGTCAGGATCGTGGATGAAATCAGCCGCCACCTTCCGGAGTGGGTCTGGCTGACGGAAGCCGGTTATGACACCCGCACCCTTCAGCTCAAAGGCAAGGCGCTGTCCAACAACCTCATCGCCGATTACGCCGCCAATTTGGAAAGCAGCGAACAGCTGTCCAACGTCGAGATTGTCTCGACGGCCCAGAGGAAATCCGGAAACGACGTGATTCTCGAGTTCTCCATGAACGCCCAGATCGTCCGGCCCCAGGAGGAATCGCCGCCGGCGGCCAAGCCTGAGGCCAAAACCGGGAAAAGGGGGACGCCATGA
- the priA gene encoding primosomal protein N', producing the protein MKPAAEVVFPLPLRRSFLYRIPEHLETQAGAGKRVRAPFGRRILTGCLVGLTTDIPAGIPELKDILEIRDDDPPLSREFLEFTRLLSRHFHSPRGELVFAALPDRPHRRVVLTPEGLRLLEDGKLRGRPYQAAVLLASGSHAPAHLGRKLEFRNIADLLSRMEKRGLVAFEVDRPRPVRRRRPAVESSSLQMELGFSEVRTDHPASSVIRAVGRRAFASFCLFGSRESRESVYRDLAGAALRSGGTLLVLVPEVARIERMAESLEPVLPAGRTAVFHGRLTERQREDHWKRIRSGTASAVIGARSALFAPLENLRLAVMDDEEDEAYVQAESPAYEARAGVRIRCRTAGAVAVYGSSTPSVETYHSAREEGTLIALKEDSKPFRASLIETRPRGRLLDSRLVEKISERLKRSERIVVCATQRGYASFLVCASCGKRPLCSRCDIPLFYSKKDGRLICRTCRRDYPFDGTCSVCGGKLIQGKAAGLQAVVEELERTFPGAGTAAFDAETVRGRAAAGRILEAFASEKKPILVGTALLTRNEPLPRASLVAVLHPESLLYAPDFRASWKAYRFIRKAAGFVLDGKGAEFVVQTSLPGHPAVREAVEGTYESFFETEIAIRRRLGDPPFSRLMEITLQAENLRTLAGQSRTAAARLQGRCDTMEIYGPAMAAAAKVRGMHRVQIVLKAPTETPLHEAAEDILASLRGVKIHIAMT; encoded by the coding sequence ATGAAACCGGCGGCGGAGGTCGTGTTTCCCCTGCCGCTGCGCCGTTCGTTCCTGTACCGGATTCCGGAGCACCTGGAAACTCAGGCCGGGGCCGGAAAACGGGTTCGGGCGCCTTTCGGCCGTCGAATTCTGACGGGGTGTCTGGTCGGGTTGACGACGGACATCCCCGCGGGAATTCCCGAACTCAAGGACATCCTGGAAATCCGGGACGATGATCCGCCTCTGTCCCGGGAGTTCCTGGAGTTCACGCGCCTGCTGAGCCGGCATTTTCATTCGCCCCGTGGCGAGCTGGTTTTTGCCGCCTTGCCGGACCGGCCCCACCGCCGTGTCGTTCTGACGCCGGAAGGCCTCAGGCTTCTTGAAGATGGAAAACTCCGGGGCCGTCCTTACCAAGCCGCCGTTCTTCTGGCCTCCGGTTCTCATGCGCCGGCACACCTGGGCCGGAAACTCGAATTCCGAAACATCGCCGACCTTCTGTCGCGAATGGAGAAACGGGGCCTTGTCGCCTTTGAGGTCGACCGGCCCCGGCCCGTGCGCCGGCGGCGGCCGGCCGTCGAAAGCTCCTCTCTTCAGATGGAACTCGGCTTTTCCGAGGTTCGCACGGACCATCCTGCATCTTCCGTCATCCGTGCGGTGGGACGGCGGGCCTTTGCCTCCTTCTGTCTCTTTGGAAGCCGGGAGTCCAGGGAATCGGTCTATCGGGATCTGGCCGGCGCGGCTTTGAGAAGCGGCGGAACGCTGCTTGTCCTCGTTCCGGAAGTCGCCCGGATCGAGAGAATGGCGGAGAGTCTCGAACCCGTCCTTCCGGCCGGCCGGACAGCCGTGTTCCACGGCCGTCTGACCGAAAGACAGCGCGAAGATCATTGGAAGAGAATCCGGTCGGGTACTGCATCGGCCGTCATCGGGGCCCGCTCCGCACTTTTCGCGCCGCTTGAAAACCTGCGCCTGGCCGTTATGGACGACGAGGAGGATGAGGCCTATGTCCAGGCGGAAAGCCCGGCTTATGAGGCCCGTGCCGGGGTCCGGATTCGTTGCCGGACGGCCGGCGCCGTTGCGGTTTACGGCTCGTCGACGCCGTCGGTGGAAACCTATCACAGTGCCCGGGAAGAGGGGACTCTGATTGCCCTCAAAGAAGATTCGAAACCGTTTCGTGCTTCGCTCATCGAAACCCGTCCCCGCGGACGTCTTCTGGATTCCCGCCTTGTCGAAAAAATTTCCGAACGACTGAAGCGATCGGAGCGCATCGTCGTCTGTGCCACCCAGAGGGGATACGCCTCCTTTCTGGTCTGTGCGTCCTGCGGAAAACGTCCGCTTTGCAGCCGGTGCGACATTCCGCTGTTTTATTCGAAAAAGGACGGCCGCCTCATCTGCCGGACCTGCCGCCGGGATTATCCCTTCGATGGAACCTGTTCGGTTTGCGGAGGCAAACTCATCCAGGGCAAGGCGGCTGGACTCCAGGCCGTCGTCGAGGAACTGGAAAGGACTTTTCCAGGTGCGGGAACTGCCGCGTTCGATGCCGAGACCGTGCGCGGCCGGGCCGCCGCCGGACGGATTCTCGAAGCCTTCGCCTCGGAAAAAAAACCCATCCTGGTTGGAACCGCCCTCCTGACCCGAAATGAGCCTCTTCCCCGGGCCTCCCTCGTCGCCGTTCTACATCCCGAGTCTCTTCTCTATGCTCCCGATTTCAGGGCCTCATGGAAGGCCTATCGGTTTATCCGGAAGGCCGCGGGATTCGTTCTTGACGGGAAGGGGGCCGAGTTCGTTGTCCAGACATCCCTTCCCGGGCATCCGGCGGTTCGGGAAGCGGTCGAAGGAACCTATGAAAGCTTTTTTGAAACGGAGATTGCGATCCGGCGGAGACTCGGCGATCCGCCGTTTTCACGCCTGATGGAAATCACTCTTCAGGCCGAAAACCTGAGGACTCTGGCCGGGCAATCCCGGACCGCCGCGGCTCGCCTTCAGGGGCGATGTGACACCATGGAAATCTACGGCCCCGCCATGGCCGCCGCGGCCAAGGTCCGGGGCATGCACCGCGTCCAGATCGTGCTGAAGGCTCCCACCGAGACGCCTCTCCATGAAGCCGCCGAGGACATTCTAGCCTCTCTCCGCGGAGTCAAGATCCACATTGCGATGACATAA
- the pilM gene encoding type IV pilus assembly protein PilM, with protein sequence MFGLTRSKKLVGLDIGTYAVKAVELNARKQKSGARYELVRIGFKPLPPDSIVEGTVIDAAAVADAIRQLFDENKISTRDVVISISGNSVIIKKISLPTMDRLELAESITWEAKHNIPYPYEETNVDYVILPPSQGSGDGNLDILLVAAKKDKISNYYNVINQARKNLEAIEVDVFALHNALEINYPEIFEAKTAALVNIGANITNVIITERGRPQLFRDLAIGGYFFTENIRKELNVSFDESERLLKGLPGTSVTPDQFASALALNIRDLLDEMEKTMAFFEATEKTADQVEQILLSGGLANIPDIAEAFENKFQIKTELFNPFRMIHYDEKKFDPIFFSEMAPIFGVAVGLSTRQAEK encoded by the coding sequence ATGTTCGGATTGACCCGAAGTAAAAAGCTGGTCGGCCTGGATATCGGAACGTATGCCGTCAAGGCGGTCGAGCTCAACGCCCGGAAGCAAAAAAGCGGCGCCCGTTACGAACTGGTCCGAATCGGCTTCAAGCCGCTGCCCCCCGACTCCATCGTCGAAGGCACGGTGATCGACGCGGCGGCCGTCGCGGACGCCATCCGCCAGCTTTTCGACGAAAACAAGATTTCGACCCGCGACGTCGTCATTTCCATTTCCGGGAATTCCGTCATCATCAAGAAAATCAGTCTTCCAACCATGGACCGCCTGGAACTGGCCGAATCCATCACCTGGGAAGCCAAACACAATATTCCTTATCCTTATGAGGAAACCAACGTCGATTACGTCATCCTGCCTCCGTCCCAGGGTTCGGGCGACGGGAACCTGGACATTCTGCTGGTGGCGGCGAAGAAAGACAAGATTTCCAACTACTACAATGTCATCAACCAGGCACGGAAAAATCTCGAGGCCATCGAGGTCGACGTTTTCGCCCTTCACAACGCGCTGGAAATCAACTATCCCGAAATATTCGAGGCCAAAACCGCGGCGCTTGTCAACATCGGCGCGAATATCACCAACGTGATCATCACCGAGCGGGGCCGGCCCCAGCTTTTCCGCGATCTGGCCATCGGCGGCTACTTCTTCACGGAAAACATCCGCAAGGAACTCAACGTGAGTTTCGATGAGTCCGAACGGCTGCTCAAAGGCCTCCCGGGAACGAGTGTCACCCCGGACCAGTTCGCTTCGGCCCTGGCCCTGAACATCCGCGACCTGCTGGATGAAATGGAAAAAACCATGGCCTTTTTCGAGGCCACTGAAAAAACGGCTGATCAGGTCGAGCAGATTCTCCTCAGCGGCGGATTGGCCAACATCCCGGATATCGCCGAAGCTTTTGAAAACAAGTTCCAGATCAAAACCGAACTCTTCAATCCCTTCCGCATGATCCATTACGACGAAAAAAAATTCGATCCCATCTTTTTCAGCGAGATGGCTCCCATCTTCGGGGTGGCCGTCGGACTTTCCACCCGTCAAGCGGAGAAATAG
- the pilQ gene encoding type IV pilus secretin PilQ produces MKRKIPLSCLILSCFLVALAASGTTETSEETARARVQPGVLSARLLIESAEPISIAGAYYAPESPRTLVIDVPEVRAVDLQPVPASESGFIKSVRVEENGGPGLQFRIDLSEKVPYRIITDGKTNAVELNKILRTGERYVVTPETRNLLEGKSPVPGRLTGIRVDKSGGETTVHADLTGQWVAQVFALEAPQRLVVDLFDTEYKGRPAVHRISDDGVSQLRVNQFALNDPHTITRLVFDLDETVAYTMDSHPSGMAIGFNRAKPADIPIAAPTLPATAFEIRPEPTKTIDTSTAPPAPVPARTLEADTPPPAEARTVVHPIQETQFQPRIIAAEEEKYSGEVLSLKFKDADLRDVVLYLAEFAGLNVVFDPDVRGTVTTSLEAVPWDQALDVVLRFNKMGKTIEGNVLRIAPISVLTREDEEQRRLKESKELAGPLHVKTVTLSYSKARDVAGLLRSRISNRGELVIDERTNTIIISEVRDRMDLLTTLIDVLDTPTPQVSIEARIVEATSTFVRNLGIQWGYRGIADPFYGNQTAIQFPNKAFADGALIPQGIVTKGIGGPLGGYAVNLPAPAFNTAVGFSFANVLDTFRLDIALSALETSGNGRIISSPKVTTQNNQAAEIVQGRQIPVQTVANFTVTTRYVNAALELKATPQITAEGTVIMFIEIQNNAADFANLVNGIPPITTQSAKTTVMIPDGGTTVIGGIYRTEDSVTRERVPVLHSIPLLGNLFRNFARTKQNRELLIFITPRIIK; encoded by the coding sequence ATGAAACGGAAAATCCCTTTGTCCTGTCTGATTCTTTCGTGTTTCCTTGTCGCGCTCGCCGCATCCGGGACAACCGAAACATCCGAAGAGACGGCACGGGCCCGCGTCCAACCCGGCGTCCTGTCGGCCCGGCTTCTGATTGAATCCGCCGAGCCGATATCGATTGCCGGGGCCTATTATGCCCCCGAGTCACCCCGGACGCTGGTCATCGATGTCCCCGAAGTCCGGGCCGTCGATCTTCAACCGGTGCCGGCTTCGGAATCCGGATTCATCAAATCCGTCCGGGTCGAAGAAAACGGCGGGCCGGGCTTGCAGTTCCGGATCGATCTCAGCGAAAAGGTTCCCTATCGGATCATCACCGACGGAAAGACCAACGCCGTCGAGCTGAACAAGATTCTGAGAACCGGCGAGAGATACGTGGTCACTCCGGAAACACGGAATCTTCTTGAAGGAAAAAGCCCCGTCCCGGGCCGGCTGACCGGAATCCGCGTCGATAAATCCGGCGGAGAAACGACCGTCCACGCCGATCTGACGGGACAATGGGTCGCCCAGGTTTTCGCCCTCGAGGCTCCCCAGCGCCTTGTCGTCGATCTTTTCGACACCGAATACAAGGGCCGTCCGGCGGTTCACCGCATCTCGGACGACGGGGTCAGCCAGCTGCGCGTGAACCAATTCGCACTCAATGACCCGCACACGATCACCCGTCTGGTCTTCGACCTCGACGAGACGGTGGCCTACACCATGGATTCCCATCCGAGCGGCATGGCCATCGGTTTTAACCGGGCAAAGCCGGCCGACATTCCGATCGCCGCACCGACCCTTCCCGCAACGGCCTTCGAAATCCGCCCGGAACCGACCAAAACGATCGATACGTCGACGGCTCCGCCGGCCCCGGTTCCCGCCAGGACCCTTGAAGCCGATACCCCGCCTCCTGCAGAAGCCCGGACGGTCGTTCATCCGATCCAGGAAACGCAGTTTCAACCCCGGATCATCGCCGCCGAGGAAGAAAAATACTCGGGTGAAGTTCTCAGCCTCAAGTTCAAGGATGCGGATCTCCGCGACGTCGTTCTTTACCTCGCCGAATTCGCCGGATTGAATGTCGTCTTCGATCCCGACGTCCGCGGCACCGTGACGACGAGTCTCGAAGCCGTGCCCTGGGATCAGGCGCTCGACGTCGTTCTCCGGTTCAACAAGATGGGCAAAACCATCGAGGGCAATGTTCTGCGCATCGCCCCGATCAGCGTTCTCACCCGCGAGGATGAAGAGCAGAGACGGCTCAAGGAAAGCAAGGAACTGGCGGGTCCCCTCCATGTCAAGACCGTCACCCTTTCCTATTCCAAGGCCCGCGATGTGGCCGGACTTCTCCGATCAAGAATTTCCAACCGCGGAGAACTCGTCATCGACGAGCGAACCAACACCATCATCATCTCCGAGGTCCGGGACCGGATGGATCTCCTGACCACGCTCATCGACGTCCTGGATACGCCCACGCCCCAGGTCTCGATCGAAGCCCGGATCGTCGAGGCGACTTCGACATTCGTCCGCAACCTCGGCATTCAGTGGGGCTATCGGGGAATCGCCGACCCGTTTTACGGGAACCAGACGGCCATCCAGTTTCCGAACAAGGCCTTTGCGGACGGAGCCCTGATTCCCCAGGGCATCGTCACCAAGGGCATCGGCGGCCCTCTCGGCGGTTATGCCGTCAACCTGCCGGCCCCGGCCTTCAACACGGCCGTCGGCTTTTCGTTCGCCAACGTGCTCGACACCTTCCGGCTGGATATCGCCCTCTCCGCCCTGGAGACCTCGGGCAACGGCCGGATTATCTCCTCGCCCAAGGTCACCACGCAGAACAATCAGGCCGCGGAAATCGTCCAGGGCCGCCAGATTCCCGTCCAGACCGTGGCCAACTTCACGGTGACGACCCGTTATGTCAACGCCGCCCTGGAGCTCAAGGCGACACCGCAGATCACGGCCGAGGGAACGGTCATCATGTTCATCGAAATCCAGAACAACGCGGCCGATTTCGCCAACCTGGTCAACGGCATCCCTCCCATCACCACGCAGAGCGCCAAGACCACCGTCATGATCCCGGACGGCGGGACGACGGTCATCGGCGGGATTTACCGGACCGAGGATTCGGTCACCCGGGAACGCGTCCCGGTACTGCATTCCATTCCTCTCCTGGGCAACCTCTTCCGCAATTTCGCCCGGACCAAGCAGAACCGGGAACTGCTGATTTTCATCACGCCCAGGATCATCAAGTGA
- the coaD gene encoding pantetheine-phosphate adenylyltransferase — protein MKTSAIYPGSFDPVTNGHIDIIERGLKVFDRILVAVLENPKKNPLLPTQERVDIIKTVFAGRDNVEVRSFDGLLVDFARRNEIPVLIRGLRAISDFEYEFQMALMNRKLAPEIETFFMTPSLRYSFLSSNLVKEVHALNGCISDLVPEIVAERLNARLQNPLRETGDSREKAG, from the coding sequence ATGAAGACATCAGCCATTTACCCCGGATCATTCGATCCCGTCACCAACGGGCACATCGACATCATCGAGCGGGGCTTGAAGGTCTTCGACCGCATTCTGGTGGCTGTTTTGGAAAATCCCAAAAAAAACCCTCTTCTTCCGACTCAAGAGAGAGTGGACATCATCAAGACGGTTTTCGCCGGGCGGGACAACGTGGAGGTCCGTTCCTTTGACGGACTTCTGGTGGATTTCGCCCGCCGGAACGAAATTCCCGTCCTCATCCGCGGACTTCGGGCGATTTCCGATTTCGAATACGAATTCCAAATGGCCCTGATGAACAGAAAACTCGCTCCGGAGATCGAAACGTTCTTCATGACGCCCAGCCTCCGTTATTCCTTCCTGAGTTCGAATCTGGTCAAGGAAGTCCATGCCCTGAACGGCTGCATTTCCGATCTTGTGCCCGAAATCGTGGCCGAGCGGCTCAACGCCCGGCTTCAAAATCCTCTCCGGGAAACCGGCGATTCCCGCGAAAAGGCAGGTTGA